Proteins from one Terriglobus sp. RCC_193 genomic window:
- a CDS encoding FAD-binding protein, with protein MNRRELLQTGALALATTGTTRWMMGQGSSMNDHAAVPRTNWARNLHYSTNHVYAPTDAAQVPEIVKANAKLKGLGSRHCFNNIADSTAAQISMREVKGIFIDAAAKTVTVGAGIAYGELAPTLDKAGFALANLASLPHISVGGTIATATHGSGVNNKNLSAAVRALEIVKADGTVLHLSRDHDGDRFRNAVVHLGAIGVVTKVTLDILPRYDMSQVVYQNLSFDQLEHNLETIMASGYSVSLFTDWQKNRVNQVWIKDKATAQKQMPPMFYGATLQKRKMHPIDDHPADACTEQMGTIGPWYLRLPHFKMEFTPSSGEEIQTEFFVARSDGYQAIRAVEKLRDRITPHLFITELRSIAADDLPMSMAYQRDSLAIHFTWKPEPEAVLNVLPDIQKALEPFGARPHWGKVFTIDPAYLHRQYAELDHFRAFAREMDPTGKFRNAYLERNIFG; from the coding sequence ATGAATCGACGCGAACTGCTGCAGACCGGAGCCCTGGCGCTTGCCACAACTGGCACCACACGGTGGATGATGGGACAGGGGAGTTCCATGAACGATCACGCTGCCGTACCGCGCACCAACTGGGCCAGGAACCTGCATTACAGCACCAACCACGTCTATGCGCCCACCGACGCCGCGCAGGTGCCGGAGATCGTCAAGGCCAACGCAAAGCTCAAAGGCCTCGGCTCGCGCCACTGTTTCAACAACATCGCCGACTCCACCGCCGCGCAGATTTCCATGCGCGAAGTGAAAGGCATCTTCATCGACGCGGCAGCAAAGACCGTCACCGTCGGCGCGGGCATTGCGTATGGCGAACTCGCACCGACGCTGGACAAAGCCGGATTTGCACTCGCCAACCTCGCCTCGCTGCCGCACATCTCCGTCGGCGGCACCATCGCCACGGCAACCCACGGCTCCGGCGTGAATAACAAGAACCTCTCCGCCGCCGTCCGCGCACTCGAAATCGTCAAGGCCGACGGCACTGTCCTGCACCTCTCCCGCGACCACGATGGCGACCGCTTCCGCAACGCCGTCGTCCACCTCGGAGCCATCGGCGTCGTCACAAAGGTCACGCTCGATATCCTGCCGCGCTACGACATGTCGCAGGTCGTCTACCAGAACCTGTCGTTCGATCAACTCGAGCACAACCTGGAAACCATCATGGCCTCCGGCTACTCTGTCTCACTCTTCACCGACTGGCAGAAGAACCGCGTGAACCAGGTCTGGATCAAGGACAAGGCGACGGCACAAAAACAGATGCCGCCCATGTTCTACGGGGCCACGCTGCAAAAACGCAAAATGCACCCTATCGACGACCATCCCGCCGACGCCTGCACCGAACAGATGGGCACCATCGGCCCGTGGTACCTCCGCCTGCCACACTTCAAGATGGAGTTCACGCCCTCCAGCGGCGAAGAAATTCAAACTGAATTCTTCGTCGCCCGCAGTGACGGCTACCAAGCCATCCGCGCCGTAGAAAAGCTGCGCGACCGCATTACGCCGCACCTCTTCATCACGGAACTCCGCTCCATCGCGGCAGACGACCTGCCCATGAGCATGGCCTACCAGCGCGACTCGCTCGCCATCCACTTCACATGGAAGCCGGAACCGGAAGCTGTCCTGAACGTGCTGCCCGACATCCAGAAAGCGCTGGAACCCTTCGGCGCGCGACCGCACTGGGGCAAGGTCTTCACCATCGACCCCGCCTACCTCCACAGGCAATACGCGGAACTCGACCACTTCCGCGCCTTCGCCAGGGAGATGGACCCCACCGGAAAATTCCGCAACGCCTATCTGGAGAGGAATATCTTCGGCTAG
- a CDS encoding Ig-like domain repeat protein, protein MKPNSLLMRLVVDKNHEPDEKDWCPPLDRRAALKILSMGAVGSAVTGCGNSATTTSSATSTTLSLAASATSATVGTSITLTAMVAPSAATGTVTFYSGTTVLGSATLSSGTATLTTTFSSAQTASVTAVYSGDGTYSGSTSSALTITITTQQGTTATSTALSVSTTATTVGSSIILTAQVTPSAATGTVTFYNGTTSLGTGTLSSGIATLTVTFSTAQTASLKATYAGDSTYASSTSGVVSVSVTASSTSCGTTIPAVTEGPYWTDDSASGYNRSTITSDIGGTNTQTGVPFTLTLYIYDRKNSCAAMQNVQVDIWHCNAAGVYSGIKSSTNGNGVDYTSQSWLRGYQLSDSTGMVKFVTIVPGWYTGRTTHIHMRLRSTYDTSSDGSTNTAQLFFDQTFIDSLDTTASPYSSEGKNSVTNAGDSIYNSEGGTTLLSLSGSASAGYAAAFSIYLPLS, encoded by the coding sequence ATGAAACCAAACTCATTGCTGATGAGACTGGTGGTCGATAAAAACCACGAACCGGATGAAAAAGATTGGTGTCCCCCTCTTGATCGGCGTGCAGCGCTGAAGATTCTCAGCATGGGTGCAGTCGGAAGCGCCGTTACAGGTTGCGGAAACAGCGCCACCACCACCTCTTCCGCAACCAGCACCACGCTCTCACTGGCCGCATCTGCCACCTCGGCCACGGTCGGTACTTCCATCACACTTACCGCAATGGTTGCACCCTCTGCCGCCACTGGAACCGTCACGTTCTACAGTGGGACCACAGTCCTCGGAAGCGCGACGCTAAGCTCTGGTACGGCAACACTCACCACTACCTTTTCAAGCGCACAAACAGCATCCGTCACTGCCGTTTATTCCGGCGACGGCACTTACTCCGGCAGCACTTCCAGCGCACTTACTATTACCATTACAACGCAGCAAGGCACCACCGCAACCAGCACAGCACTTAGTGTCTCTACCACGGCAACCACTGTAGGTAGCTCCATCATCCTCACCGCGCAGGTAACACCATCAGCCGCCACTGGGACCGTTACGTTCTACAACGGCACCACCTCGCTCGGCACAGGCACGCTGTCTAGCGGCATTGCAACATTAACCGTCACCTTCAGCACCGCCCAGACGGCTTCGCTCAAAGCAACCTATGCAGGAGACAGCACCTATGCTTCCAGCACGTCAGGGGTTGTGTCAGTGTCCGTAACGGCCAGCAGCACGTCCTGCGGAACAACAATCCCCGCGGTGACAGAAGGCCCTTACTGGACGGACGATAGTGCCTCTGGCTATAACCGCTCGACTATCACGTCCGACATTGGCGGGACAAACACACAAACAGGTGTGCCTTTTACCCTGACGCTTTATATCTACGACCGCAAGAATAGCTGCGCAGCCATGCAGAATGTCCAGGTGGATATATGGCACTGTAATGCTGCGGGCGTTTACTCGGGTATCAAGAGTTCCACAAACGGCAACGGCGTCGATTACACCAGCCAGAGCTGGCTGCGCGGCTATCAACTCTCAGACAGCACCGGCATGGTAAAGTTCGTCACCATCGTTCCCGGCTGGTACACCGGCCGAACCACACACATTCACATGCGTCTGCGGTCCACATACGACACATCGTCTGACGGCAGCACAAACACCGCGCAACTATTCTTCGACCAGACATTTATTGACAGTCTGGACACCACTGCCTCCCCTTACAGCAGTGAAGGCAAGAATTCTGTAACCAACGCGGGCGATTCTATCTACAACTCCGAAGGCGGCACCACGTTACTAAGTCTCAGCGGTTCCGCCAGCGCAGGCTACGCAGCCGCATTCAGCATCTACCTTCCACTTAGCTAA